The following are encoded together in the Pseudoxanthomonas sp. YR558 genome:
- the rsmH gene encoding 16S rRNA (cytosine(1402)-N(4))-methyltransferase RsmH gives MRTGDGKRQSAPAGHLPALHLPVLYTQVMEGLQVKEDGTYLDGTFGRGGHARGVLQQLGPGGRLLLMDKDPEAIAHAEQTFAGDARVSIFRGSFASLAQWDETAGGLDGVLLDLGVSSPQLDVAERGFSFGKDGPLDMRMDPESGESAAAWIARADEREIADVLWTYGEEKQSRRIARAIVARRATQPFTRTGDLAAVIASVMPRGEKIHPATRSFQGIRIHINRELADLEAGLDAALARLKVGGRLAVISFHSLEDRIVKQFINKHAKAPPANRRLPVAVHFVPTLRAIGSGQKGEPDEVSANPRARSAVLRVAEKLEVAA, from the coding sequence GTGAGGACGGGTGACGGCAAGCGGCAGTCCGCGCCGGCCGGTCACCTCCCAGCGCTGCACTTGCCGGTGTTGTACACGCAGGTCATGGAAGGGCTGCAGGTGAAAGAGGACGGAACGTACCTGGACGGCACCTTCGGGCGCGGAGGCCACGCGCGCGGCGTGCTGCAACAACTCGGCCCGGGAGGCCGGCTGCTGTTGATGGACAAGGATCCCGAAGCGATCGCGCATGCCGAACAGACGTTCGCGGGCGATGCGCGCGTGTCGATCTTCCGTGGCAGCTTCGCGTCCCTGGCCCAATGGGACGAAACCGCAGGCGGCCTGGACGGCGTGCTGCTGGACCTGGGTGTGTCGTCGCCGCAGCTGGACGTCGCCGAGCGCGGCTTCAGCTTCGGCAAGGATGGCCCGCTGGACATGCGCATGGACCCCGAGTCCGGCGAGAGCGCAGCGGCGTGGATCGCACGCGCCGACGAGCGCGAGATCGCCGACGTGCTGTGGACCTATGGCGAGGAAAAGCAGAGCCGCCGCATCGCGCGCGCCATCGTCGCCCGCCGTGCCACCCAACCGTTCACCCGCACCGGCGACCTGGCCGCGGTGATCGCATCGGTGATGCCGCGCGGCGAGAAGATCCACCCGGCCACGCGCAGCTTCCAGGGCATCCGCATCCACATCAACCGCGAACTGGCGGACCTGGAGGCCGGTCTCGATGCCGCGCTGGCGCGACTCAAGGTCGGTGGCCGGCTCGCCGTCATCAGCTTCCACTCGTTGGAAGACCGCATCGTCAAGCAGTTCATCAACAAGCACGCGAAGGCGCCGCCGGCCAACCGCCGTCTGCCCGTCGCGGTGCACTTCGTACCCACGCTGCGCGCCATCGGCAGCGGCCAGAAGGGCGAGCCCGACGAGGTGTCGGCGAATCCGCGCGCCCGCAGCGCGGTGCTGCGCGTGGCCGAGAAGCTGGAGGTCGCGGCATGA
- the mraZ gene encoding division/cell wall cluster transcriptional repressor MraZ — translation MFQGETAITVDDKGRLAVPTAYRDVVARDCGNRLVITYNPFEAGSLYLYPEKVWQRVRDDVNKLPSTQRAHRSLQLKLIGAASPVELDGNGRISIPASHRSAVGIEKKAVLLGMGEKFELWSEQAHHAQIRQTLTDDDLSAHMLELRL, via the coding sequence GTGTTTCAAGGTGAGACCGCCATCACAGTGGACGACAAGGGACGGCTCGCGGTGCCCACCGCGTACCGCGATGTCGTCGCGCGCGACTGCGGCAACCGCCTGGTGATCACCTACAACCCGTTCGAAGCCGGCAGCCTCTACCTGTACCCCGAGAAGGTCTGGCAGCGCGTCCGCGACGACGTCAACAAGCTGCCCAGCACCCAGCGCGCCCATCGCAGCCTGCAATTGAAACTGATCGGCGCGGCTTCTCCGGTGGAGCTGGATGGCAACGGCCGCATCAGCATCCCCGCCAGCCACCGCAGCGCGGTGGGTATCGAGAAGAAAGCCGTGCTGCTGGGCATGGGCGAGAAGTTCGAGCTCTGGAGCGAGCAGGCGCACCACGCGCAGATCCGTCAGACCCTCACTGACGACGATCTGAGCGCACACATGCTCGAGCTGCGCTTGTGA
- the murG gene encoding undecaprenyldiphospho-muramoylpentapeptide beta-N-acetylglucosaminyltransferase codes for MNTATSPAPVMMMAGGTGGHIFPALAVAKVLRARGVPVVWLGADGAMETRLVPQHGIELDTLAITGLRGKGKLALLGAPVRVLRAIRAAGFVLRRRAPRAVVSFGGFASGPGGVAARLMGTPLLVHEQNRAAGFTNRMLAKVARRIMSGFPGAFPGREEVVGNPVREEIASVAPPAERLIGRNGPLRLLVLGGSQGARALNMAVPRALATLPAGAVEVRHQCGEKLRDEAAKAYADAGVAASVEAFITDMAAAYVWADLVVCRAGASTLAELCAVGVGSVLVPFPQAVDDHQTRNAEYLVERGAALLLKQDDALADALATTLRQLADDAATRQSMADAARALAKTDAADRIADIILEEATEMRTQA; via the coding sequence ATGAACACCGCGACCTCCCCTGCACCCGTGATGATGATGGCCGGTGGGACCGGCGGTCATATCTTCCCCGCGCTGGCTGTGGCCAAAGTGCTGCGCGCGCGCGGTGTGCCGGTGGTGTGGCTGGGCGCGGACGGCGCCATGGAAACGCGACTGGTGCCGCAGCACGGCATCGAACTGGACACGCTCGCGATCACCGGCCTGCGCGGCAAGGGCAAGCTCGCCCTGCTCGGCGCGCCGGTGCGTGTGCTGCGTGCGATCCGCGCCGCGGGTTTCGTGCTGCGCCGTCGCGCGCCTCGCGCCGTGGTCAGCTTCGGTGGTTTCGCCTCCGGACCCGGTGGCGTGGCGGCGCGCTTGATGGGCACACCGTTGCTGGTGCATGAGCAGAATCGCGCTGCCGGCTTCACCAATCGCATGCTCGCCAAAGTTGCGCGCCGGATCATGTCGGGTTTCCCCGGCGCGTTTCCGGGCCGCGAGGAAGTGGTCGGCAATCCGGTGCGCGAAGAGATCGCCTCCGTCGCGCCGCCGGCAGAACGCCTGATCGGCCGCAATGGTCCGCTGCGCCTGTTGGTGCTGGGCGGCAGCCAGGGCGCACGCGCGTTGAACATGGCCGTACCGCGTGCATTAGCCACATTGCCGGCGGGTGCCGTCGAAGTGCGCCACCAGTGCGGCGAGAAGCTGCGCGACGAGGCCGCCAAGGCCTACGCCGATGCCGGTGTCGCCGCGAGCGTCGAAGCCTTCATCACCGACATGGCGGCGGCGTACGTGTGGGCGGACCTCGTCGTCTGCCGCGCGGGCGCGTCGACGCTGGCTGAGCTCTGCGCCGTCGGCGTAGGCAGTGTGCTGGTGCCGTTCCCGCAGGCCGTGGACGACCACCAGACCCGCAACGCCGAATACCTGGTCGAGCGCGGCGCAGCCCTGCTGTTGAAGCAGGACGACGCCCTGGCCGATGCGTTGGCGACGACGCTGCGCCAGCTTGCCGACGATGCCGCCACCCGCCAGTCGATGGCGGACGCCGCGCGCGCGCTGGCGAAGACCGATGCGGCCGACCGCATCGCGGACATCATTCTTGAGGAAGCAACTGAAATGAGGACGCAGGCATGA
- the murC gene encoding UDP-N-acetylmuramate--L-alanine ligase — MMAAARERRLQHTGNLAKEFRRVHFVGIGGSGMSGIAEVLCTLGYEVSGSDNADNAATRRLTSLGARVMRGHNASNVLGTDCVVVSSAIKHDNPELMEARSQRIPIVPRAAMLAELMRFRRGIAVAGTHGKTTTTSLAAAILSEGGLDPTFVIGGQLLAAGANAKLGDGQWLVAEADESDGSFLRLNPLISIVTNIDADHLENYGNDFERVKAAFAEFLQRLPFYGLAVLCIDDPEVAAIAAETPRHVMSYGFAENADVRAEDVEQEGGRMHFTLRLPEDASIRVSLALPGRHNVLNALAAAAVGWQLGVSPENIAAALEKFAGIGRRFNDLGEITTPQGARVQLVDDYGHHPKELAAVFAAARGGWPHKRLVVAFQPHRYSRTRDQFDAFAAVLSEADALVLSEVYPAGEQPIAGADAKSLARAIRARGRNEPVVVSQVADLVDVLPDVLQDGDLLLLMGAGDIGHMSQHIASHGFNRREGA, encoded by the coding sequence ATGATGGCTGCTGCACGCGAGCGCCGCCTGCAACACACCGGCAACCTGGCCAAGGAGTTCCGCCGGGTGCACTTCGTCGGCATCGGCGGCTCCGGCATGAGCGGCATCGCCGAAGTGCTGTGCACGCTGGGCTACGAGGTCTCGGGCTCGGACAATGCCGACAACGCGGCCACGCGCCGTCTGACGTCGCTGGGTGCGCGCGTGATGCGCGGCCATAACGCCTCCAACGTGCTGGGTACCGATTGCGTGGTGGTTTCCAGCGCGATCAAGCACGACAACCCCGAGTTGATGGAGGCGCGCAGCCAGCGCATTCCGATCGTGCCGCGCGCGGCGATGCTGGCCGAGCTGATGCGATTCCGTCGCGGCATCGCCGTGGCGGGCACGCACGGCAAGACCACGACCACCAGCCTGGCGGCTGCGATCCTCAGTGAGGGCGGCCTGGATCCGACCTTCGTGATCGGCGGCCAGCTGCTGGCGGCGGGCGCCAATGCCAAGCTCGGCGATGGCCAGTGGCTGGTGGCCGAGGCGGATGAGAGCGACGGCAGCTTCCTGCGCCTGAATCCGTTGATCTCCATCGTCACCAACATCGATGCCGATCACCTGGAGAACTACGGCAACGACTTCGAGCGCGTGAAGGCGGCCTTCGCCGAATTCCTGCAGCGCCTGCCGTTCTACGGGCTCGCCGTGCTGTGCATCGACGATCCCGAAGTCGCGGCCATCGCCGCGGAAACCCCGCGCCACGTGATGAGCTACGGCTTCGCCGAAAATGCCGACGTGCGTGCCGAGGACGTGGAGCAGGAAGGCGGGCGCATGCACTTCACCCTGCGCCTGCCTGAGGACGCCAGCATCCGCGTCAGCCTCGCGTTGCCGGGCCGCCACAACGTACTGAACGCGCTGGCCGCCGCCGCGGTGGGCTGGCAGCTGGGCGTGTCGCCGGAGAACATCGCCGCCGCGCTCGAGAAGTTCGCCGGCATCGGTCGCCGCTTCAACGACCTGGGTGAGATCACCACGCCGCAGGGCGCGCGCGTGCAGCTGGTCGATGACTACGGTCACCATCCGAAGGAACTGGCGGCCGTGTTCGCCGCTGCGCGTGGTGGCTGGCCGCACAAGCGCCTCGTGGTCGCGTTCCAGCCGCACCGCTACAGCCGCACGCGCGACCAGTTCGATGCGTTCGCCGCAGTACTGTCTGAAGCCGACGCACTGGTGCTGAGCGAGGTCTATCCCGCGGGCGAACAGCCGATCGCCGGTGCCGATGCCAAGTCGCTCGCGCGTGCGATCCGCGCACGCGGCCGCAACGAACCGGTCGTGGTCAGCCAGGTCGCCGACCTGGTCGACGTGCTGCCGGATGTACTGCAGGACGGCGACCTGCTGTTGCTGATGGGCGCCGGCGACATCGGCCACATGTCGCAGCACATCGCGTCGCACGGCTTCAATCGGCGGGAGGGCGCATGA
- a CDS encoding D-alanine--D-alanine ligase has product MTAIAVPPPRFDDPARFGRVAVLLGGVSSEREVSLNSGQNVLDALLARGVQAFAVDGIPALVEAIRAGKVDRVFNILHGGDGENGVLQGLLQSLGVPYTGPGVLGSALTMDKIRTKQVWEAAGLPTARFERIPAGGDLAAAARSLGFPVFVKPSAEGSSVGVFRLMGEDDLAPAQAFASTYAGELLAEQMLTGGEFTVGILGDVALPSVRIVPAGDWYDYHAKYIADDTQYLCPGLDDGGDEASIRALALAGFRAAGCSGWGRVDVMRHADGRFMLMEVNTAPGMTSHSLVPKAAANIGIGFEALCWRILEQTVPEVVG; this is encoded by the coding sequence ATGACCGCCATCGCCGTGCCGCCGCCGCGCTTCGACGATCCGGCCCGCTTCGGGCGCGTCGCCGTGTTGCTGGGCGGCGTTTCCAGCGAGCGCGAGGTGTCGCTGAACTCCGGGCAGAACGTGCTCGACGCGCTGCTGGCACGCGGCGTCCAGGCCTTCGCCGTGGACGGCATTCCCGCGTTGGTCGAAGCCATCCGTGCGGGCAAGGTCGATCGCGTCTTCAACATCCTGCATGGCGGCGATGGCGAGAACGGCGTGCTGCAGGGCCTGCTGCAATCGCTCGGCGTGCCGTACACCGGCCCCGGCGTGCTCGGCTCGGCGCTGACGATGGACAAGATCCGCACCAAGCAGGTATGGGAAGCGGCCGGCCTGCCGACCGCGCGCTTCGAGCGCATTCCCGCTGGTGGCGATCTGGCCGCCGCGGCGCGCTCGCTCGGCTTCCCGGTATTCGTGAAGCCCTCCGCGGAAGGCTCCAGCGTCGGCGTCTTCCGTCTGATGGGTGAAGACGATCTCGCACCCGCACAGGCATTCGCCAGCACGTATGCCGGCGAACTGCTCGCCGAGCAGATGCTCACCGGCGGCGAGTTCACCGTGGGCATCCTCGGCGACGTGGCGCTGCCGTCGGTGCGCATCGTGCCGGCCGGCGACTGGTACGACTACCACGCCAAGTACATCGCTGACGACACGCAGTACCTGTGCCCGGGCCTGGACGATGGCGGCGACGAAGCCTCGATCCGCGCATTGGCGCTGGCGGGCTTCCGCGCGGCGGGATGCAGCGGCTGGGGGCGCGTGGACGTGATGCGCCATGCCGACGGCCGTTTCATGCTGATGGAAGTCAACACGGCGCCGGGCATGACCAGCCATTCGCTGGTGCCGAAGGCGGCGGCGAACATCGGGATCGGCTTCGAAGCGCTGTGCTGGCGCATCCTGGAGCAGACGGTGCCGGAGGTGGTGGGCTGA
- the mraY gene encoding phospho-N-acetylmuramoyl-pentapeptide-transferase, with translation MLLELARWLQSLENFFGLFGYLTFRGILAALTSLALSLWLGPAVIRKLGQLKGGQPIRKDGPQSHFSKAGTPTMGGALILITVAASVLLWGDLRNKYVWVVLLVMVCFGVIGWYDDWIKIVRRDPNGLKSRWKYLLQSIFGLAAGLYLYLYADVPAATTFYVPFFKSIAMPLAGIGFVAIAYFWIVGFSNAVNLTDGLDGLAIMPTVLVACALGVFAYASGNAVFSNYLQIPQVPGAGELTIICAAIAGAGLGFLWFNTYPAMVFMGDIGALALGAVLGTIAVIVRQELVLVIMGGIFVIETLSVMIQVASFKLTGKRVFRMAPIHHHFELKGWPEPRVIVRFWIISVVLVLVGLATLKVR, from the coding sequence ATGTTGCTTGAACTGGCTCGCTGGCTGCAGAGCCTGGAAAACTTCTTCGGCCTGTTCGGCTACCTGACGTTCCGCGGCATCCTGGCCGCGCTGACGTCGCTGGCGCTGTCGCTGTGGCTGGGCCCGGCGGTGATCCGCAAGCTCGGCCAGCTGAAGGGTGGCCAGCCGATCCGCAAGGACGGCCCGCAGTCGCACTTCTCCAAGGCGGGTACGCCGACGATGGGCGGCGCGCTGATCCTGATCACCGTGGCGGCCTCGGTACTGCTGTGGGGCGACCTGCGCAACAAGTACGTGTGGGTGGTGCTGCTGGTCATGGTCTGCTTCGGCGTGATCGGCTGGTACGACGACTGGATCAAGATCGTCCGTCGCGATCCGAACGGCCTGAAGTCGCGCTGGAAATACCTGCTGCAGTCGATCTTCGGCCTGGCCGCCGGCCTGTACTTGTATCTGTACGCCGACGTGCCGGCGGCGACGACCTTCTACGTGCCGTTCTTCAAGTCGATCGCCATGCCGCTGGCGGGCATCGGCTTCGTCGCCATCGCGTACTTCTGGATCGTCGGCTTCTCCAACGCGGTCAACCTGACCGATGGCCTGGACGGCTTGGCCATCATGCCCACCGTGTTGGTGGCGTGCGCGCTGGGCGTGTTCGCTTACGCGTCGGGCAATGCGGTGTTCTCGAACTACCTGCAGATCCCGCAGGTGCCGGGCGCCGGTGAGCTGACGATCATCTGCGCCGCCATCGCGGGCGCGGGGCTGGGCTTCCTCTGGTTCAACACCTATCCCGCGATGGTGTTCATGGGCGACATCGGCGCGCTGGCGCTGGGCGCGGTGCTGGGCACCATCGCCGTGATCGTCCGCCAGGAACTGGTGCTGGTGATCATGGGCGGCATCTTCGTCATCGAGACACTGTCGGTGATGATCCAGGTCGCGTCGTTCAAGCTGACCGGCAAGCGCGTGTTCCGGATGGCGCCGATCCACCACCACTTCGAGCTGAAGGGCTGGCCCGAGCCGCGCGTGATCGTGCGCTTCTGGATCATCTCCGTCGTCCTCGTCCTCGTCGGCTTGGCCACGTTGAAGGTGCGCTGA
- the murF gene encoding UDP-N-acetylmuramoyl-tripeptide--D-alanyl-D-alanine ligase, whose amino-acid sequence MKRLPLSLLAHWAGGELLGDDLVIGSLTNDTRTLVPGSLYVALRGERFDGHDFAYDASMRGAAAVLVDHEVKVDVPQVVVPDTLLALARIAAGLQRDRVEKAVAITGSNGKTTVKTLVVAILQRAGVTYFNPGNRNNEIGLPMAVIDAPDDADFSVYEMGAGKPGDIAYLTDIVTPEVALVNNIAAAHLERMGSLMGVAETKGAIYEALPADGTAVINADDAFAEYFASRVPDRRILRFGLEATSDITARALRPGAEGTEFILVAPHGEVPVNLHLPGRHNVSNALAAAAIAMACGVSLATIAEGLSAAQPVAGRQVARTLANGAVVIDDSYNANPGSLMAAIDTLAAASAQAHGEAWLVLGDMRELGADAEALHADAGRRAKSAGIRRLYTLGPLSAAAAAAFGEGAHPFDDHASLTDALRADLRAGVRCLVKGSRGSAMDRIVAALLSTGEDKPHVA is encoded by the coding sequence ATGAAGCGTCTTCCCCTTTCATTGCTGGCGCACTGGGCAGGCGGCGAACTGCTCGGCGACGATCTCGTAATCGGCTCGTTGACGAACGATACCCGCACGCTGGTACCCGGCAGCCTGTACGTGGCGCTGCGCGGCGAGCGTTTCGACGGCCACGACTTCGCTTACGACGCCTCCATGCGGGGCGCGGCCGCCGTCCTGGTGGACCATGAAGTGAAGGTCGACGTGCCGCAGGTCGTCGTACCCGACACGTTGCTGGCCCTGGCACGCATCGCGGCCGGCCTGCAGCGCGACCGCGTGGAGAAGGCGGTCGCCATCACCGGCAGCAACGGCAAGACGACGGTGAAGACGCTGGTGGTGGCCATCCTGCAGCGCGCCGGCGTCACCTATTTCAACCCGGGCAACCGCAACAACGAAATCGGCCTGCCGATGGCGGTCATCGATGCGCCCGACGACGCCGATTTCTCGGTGTACGAGATGGGGGCCGGCAAGCCGGGCGACATCGCCTACCTGACGGACATCGTGACGCCGGAAGTGGCGCTGGTGAACAACATCGCCGCCGCCCATCTGGAGCGCATGGGGTCGCTGATGGGCGTGGCCGAGACCAAGGGCGCGATCTACGAAGCGCTGCCGGCCGACGGCACCGCGGTGATCAACGCCGACGATGCCTTCGCCGAGTACTTCGCCAGCCGCGTGCCGGACCGCCGCATCCTGCGGTTCGGCCTCGAAGCGACATCCGATATCACCGCGCGCGCGCTGCGTCCCGGTGCCGAGGGTACGGAGTTCATCCTGGTGGCGCCGCATGGCGAAGTGCCAGTGAACCTGCATCTGCCGGGTCGCCACAATGTGTCGAACGCACTCGCTGCCGCGGCCATCGCAATGGCCTGCGGTGTGTCGCTGGCGACGATTGCCGAAGGCCTGTCCGCCGCGCAGCCGGTGGCGGGCCGCCAGGTCGCTCGCACGCTGGCCAACGGTGCCGTGGTGATCGACGACAGCTACAACGCGAATCCGGGTTCGCTGATGGCCGCCATCGATACGCTTGCGGCGGCCAGCGCCCAGGCGCACGGCGAGGCTTGGCTGGTGCTGGGCGACATGCGCGAACTCGGCGCGGACGCCGAGGCGCTGCATGCCGACGCCGGCCGGCGGGCCAAGAGCGCCGGCATCCGCCGGTTGTACACGCTGGGTCCGCTCAGCGCCGCCGCCGCCGCCGCGTTCGGCGAGGGCGCGCATCCATTCGACGATCACGCCTCGCTGACCGACGCCCTGCGCGCCGACCTGCGGGCCGGCGTGCGCTGTCTGGTCAAGGGGTCGCGTGGTAGCGCGATGGACCGGATCGTCGCCGCCTTGCTGTCCACCGGGGAGGACAAACCGCATGTTGCTTGA
- a CDS encoding UDP-N-acetylmuramoyl-L-alanyl-D-glutamate--2,6-diaminopimelate ligase: MRRMMALAELLPDVDVPRDIVVRGLTLDSRAVQPGDAFVAIAGFGAHGLNFALQAKENGASAVLFEPPVPDGLEAPRDAIPVPGLRARMGAMADRFHAAPSHDMKMVGVTGTNGKTSTVQLLAQAWHLRGVRCATVGTLGAGMYGEVVPTGFTTPLVLQMHALLAQFRDAGAKAVAMEVSSHALDQGRVDAVHFDVGVFTNLTRDHLDYHGDMERYGAAKSLLFTRSGLKAGVINLDDAYGRDLFARLPHGLQRVGVSSRGQGEATVRADALRLDGSGIAFDLVIGDELQPVQSRLLGRFNVDNLLAVAGVLYALGDTPSEIARTLSRLLPIHGRMNRLGGDTDASGQRRPLVVIDYAHTPDALEQALASLRDHVQGRLVCVFGCGGDRDAGKRPQMAEIAERLADVVIVTDDNPRTEDGDRIVADILAGFARPASATVQRDRGMAIAHAIALAGADDIVLVAGKGHEPYQDIQGVKHPFDDTAVARKALEERA; this comes from the coding sequence ATGAGGCGGATGATGGCCCTCGCCGAACTGCTGCCCGACGTGGACGTGCCGCGCGACATCGTCGTGCGCGGGCTCACGCTGGACAGCCGTGCCGTGCAGCCGGGCGATGCGTTCGTCGCGATCGCTGGCTTCGGCGCGCACGGCCTGAACTTCGCCCTGCAGGCGAAGGAGAACGGTGCCAGCGCCGTCCTGTTCGAGCCGCCTGTGCCGGATGGCCTGGAAGCGCCGCGCGATGCGATCCCGGTGCCGGGCCTGCGCGCACGCATGGGCGCGATGGCGGACCGGTTCCACGCGGCGCCGTCGCACGACATGAAGATGGTGGGCGTCACCGGCACCAACGGGAAGACGTCCACGGTCCAGTTGCTGGCGCAGGCGTGGCACCTGCGCGGCGTCCGTTGCGCGACGGTCGGCACGCTCGGTGCCGGCATGTACGGCGAAGTGGTGCCCACCGGGTTCACCACGCCGCTGGTGCTGCAGATGCATGCACTGCTGGCGCAGTTCCGCGATGCCGGCGCGAAAGCCGTCGCGATGGAAGTGAGCTCGCATGCGCTCGACCAGGGTCGCGTCGATGCGGTGCATTTCGACGTGGGCGTATTCACCAATCTCACGCGCGACCACCTGGACTACCACGGCGACATGGAGCGCTACGGCGCGGCCAAGTCGCTGCTGTTCACGCGTAGCGGATTGAAAGCGGGCGTCATCAACCTCGACGATGCGTATGGCCGCGACCTGTTCGCCCGCCTGCCGCATGGCCTGCAGCGCGTGGGCGTGAGTTCGCGTGGCCAAGGCGAGGCCACGGTGCGCGCCGATGCGTTGCGCCTGGACGGCAGCGGCATCGCGTTCGATCTGGTGATCGGCGACGAGCTGCAGCCGGTGCAGTCGCGCCTGCTGGGCCGCTTCAATGTCGACAACCTGCTGGCCGTTGCCGGTGTGCTGTACGCGCTCGGCGATACGCCGTCCGAGATCGCGCGCACGCTGTCGCGCCTGCTGCCCATCCATGGCCGCATGAACCGCCTGGGCGGCGACACCGATGCGTCGGGCCAGCGCCGGCCGCTGGTCGTGATCGACTACGCGCACACGCCGGATGCGCTCGAACAGGCCTTGGCCAGCCTGCGCGACCATGTCCAGGGTCGGTTGGTCTGCGTGTTCGGCTGCGGCGGTGACCGCGATGCCGGCAAGCGTCCGCAGATGGCGGAGATCGCCGAGCGCCTGGCGGACGTGGTGATCGTCACCGACGACAACCCGCGCACCGAGGACGGCGACCGCATCGTGGCGGATATCCTCGCCGGCTTCGCGCGTCCGGCTTCGGCCACCGTGCAGCGCGACCGCGGGATGGCGATCGCACACGCCATCGCATTGGCCGGCGCCGACGACATCGTGCTGGTGGCCGGCAAGGGCCACGAGCCCTACCAGGACATCCAGGGCGTGAAGCATCCGTTCGACGACACCGCCGTGGCACGCAAGGCCCTGGAGGAACGCGCATGA
- the ftsW gene encoding putative lipid II flippase FtsW — MNDTPRQATRLEAIGGRFDPWLLGAMLALASLGVVMVASASIYQHGNPFYYLIRHGMFLVAGAGLAWWVTRTELKSIEARNHLLLLGCVVLLLMVFVPGLGVSVKGAHRWINLGVSNFQVVEVVKVFFIVWLASYLVRFRDEVNATWAAMLKPLGVVVLLVALLLMQPDFGSSSLLLAITAGMLVLGGVNMPRMFGPVLVGLPILAVIAIAEPYRMRRLTSFSDPWADPFGSGYQLTNALMAIGRGEWSGIGLGGSVLKLNYLPEVHTDFIFSVIGEELGFVGVCLVIALYALLVGRAFVIGLRCVEMRRHFAGYVAFGVALWIGMQSFVSMGVNLGLLPTKGLTLPLISSGGSSILMTCVAMGLLLRVSYELERTQRQVALRGEALQTTPSGETRTPADAAPATPKPAPSLSETLRGTSRLRSRVEPTFERIA, encoded by the coding sequence ATGAACGACACGCCGCGCCAAGCCACGCGACTGGAAGCCATCGGGGGCCGTTTCGACCCCTGGTTGCTCGGCGCCATGCTGGCGCTGGCGTCGTTGGGCGTGGTGATGGTCGCATCGGCGTCCATCTACCAGCACGGCAACCCGTTCTACTACCTGATCCGCCACGGCATGTTCCTGGTGGCGGGCGCGGGCCTGGCATGGTGGGTTACCCGTACCGAACTCAAAAGCATCGAGGCGCGCAACCACCTGCTGCTGCTAGGTTGCGTGGTGCTGCTGTTGATGGTGTTCGTGCCGGGCCTGGGCGTCAGCGTGAAAGGCGCGCACCGCTGGATCAACCTGGGCGTGTCCAACTTCCAGGTCGTGGAAGTGGTGAAGGTGTTCTTCATCGTCTGGCTGGCCAGCTACCTGGTGCGCTTCCGCGACGAGGTCAACGCGACCTGGGCGGCGATGCTCAAGCCGCTGGGCGTGGTGGTGCTGCTGGTCGCGTTGCTGCTGATGCAGCCGGACTTCGGTTCGTCCTCGCTGCTGCTGGCGATCACCGCCGGCATGCTGGTGCTGGGTGGCGTGAACATGCCGCGCATGTTCGGCCCGGTGCTGGTGGGTCTGCCCATCCTCGCCGTGATCGCGATCGCCGAGCCGTACCGCATGCGTCGCCTCACCTCGTTCTCCGATCCGTGGGCCGATCCGTTCGGCAGCGGCTACCAGTTGACCAATGCGCTGATGGCGATCGGTCGCGGTGAATGGTCGGGGATCGGCCTGGGCGGTTCCGTGCTCAAGCTCAATTACCTGCCGGAAGTGCATACCGACTTCATCTTCTCGGTGATCGGCGAGGAACTCGGCTTCGTCGGCGTTTGCCTGGTCATCGCGCTGTACGCGCTACTGGTCGGTCGCGCCTTCGTGATCGGCCTGCGCTGCGTGGAGATGCGCAGGCACTTCGCCGGCTACGTCGCCTTCGGTGTCGCGCTGTGGATCGGCATGCAGAGTTTCGTGTCGATGGGCGTGAACCTGGGCCTGCTGCCGACCAAGGGCCTGACGTTGCCGCTGATTTCCTCGGGCGGCTCCAGCATCCTGATGACGTGCGTGGCGATGGGTCTGCTGCTGCGAGTGTCTTACGAACTCGAGCGCACCCAGCGCCAGGTCGCCTTGCGTGGCGAAGCACTGCAGACCACGCCGAGTGGCGAAACGCGGACGCCCGCCGATGCTGCGCCGGCAACGCCGAAGCCGGCGCCGTCGCTGTCCGAGACGCTGCGTGGCACCAGCCGCCTGCGTTCGCGTGTCGAACCTACCTTCGAGAGGATCGCATGA
- the ftsL gene encoding cell division protein FtsL: MTRFLLVVLVLASIASAIGVVYARHRHRVLFDEVTRLERARDELNVEFGRLQLEQATVAEATRIDQIARVRLGMKSPEAADIVVVRP; the protein is encoded by the coding sequence ATGACGCGCTTCCTGCTCGTCGTCCTGGTGTTGGCCAGCATCGCTTCGGCGATCGGGGTGGTCTATGCGCGCCATCGCCACCGCGTGCTGTTCGACGAGGTGACGCGGCTGGAGCGCGCGCGCGACGAACTGAACGTCGAATTCGGTCGCCTGCAGCTTGAGCAGGCTACGGTCGCCGAGGCGACCCGCATCGACCAGATCGCCCGCGTGCGCCTGGGCATGAAGTCGCCGGAAGCGGCCGACATCGTGGTGGTGCGTCCATGA